The following are encoded together in the Gammaproteobacteria bacterium genome:
- a CDS encoding dTMP kinase, producing MKGRFITLEGGEGVGKTTNLHYIRSHLEQAGHKVLQTREPGGTDMGEAVRNILLDEQYKGMNADAELLLVFAARAEHLHQVILPALDRGEWVLCDRFTDATYAYQGSGRGIDMQRIALLEQWVQGDLRPDFTLLLDVAVETGMQRAGDRSAPDRFEQEEQVFFERVRAGYRKQAKQAPERYRVIDASLDLVGVQQQIAAVLDEIILK from the coding sequence ATGAAAGGTCGGTTTATAACATTGGAAGGTGGCGAAGGCGTTGGTAAGACCACCAACCTTCATTACATTCGCAGCCACCTGGAACAGGCGGGTCATAAGGTATTACAGACACGCGAACCCGGTGGCACGGATATGGGGGAGGCGGTTAGAAATATCCTACTGGATGAGCAATACAAGGGTATGAATGCTGATGCGGAGTTGTTGCTGGTCTTTGCCGCCAGGGCAGAGCATCTACATCAGGTTATTCTGCCCGCGCTGGATCGGGGTGAATGGGTGTTATGTGATCGCTTTACCGATGCCACCTACGCCTATCAAGGCAGTGGGCGTGGTATTGATATGCAACGTATTGCCTTGCTGGAACAATGGGTGCAGGGTGATCTACGCCCGGATTTTACCTTGTTGCTTGATGTCGCAGTAGAGACGGGTATGCAACGAGCAGGGGATCGCAGTGCGCCTGATCGTTTTGAACAGGAAGAACAGGTGTTCTTTGAACGTGTGCGCGCCGGTTATCGCAAGCAAGCTAAACAGGCACCGGAACGTTATCGTGTAATTGACGCATCACTTGATCTAGTGGGGGTGCAACAACAAATTGCAGCCGTTCTGGATGAGATTATTTTAAAATAA
- the mltG gene encoding endolytic transglycosylase MltG produces the protein MKTTKKITFKDRLLHLTGAFILLFSFMLGWMVMEYTAFVRTPLAIPAEGVVIVVNEGDSFHQVIRKLDRQGLVDNRLVWRWMAWYEDLASSIQRGEYFFPVGATPETLLQWMNAGKVMQHSLTIVEGWSFKQIKIAVQKNEAIDKTLPAYTDEAIMVAIGYPGQHPEGRFFPDTYWFPRHTTDVAFFQRAYELMSSQLQQVWMLRPDDFILDSMDQVLTLASVVEKETGLATERPLIAGVFLRRLQKGMRLQTDPTVIYGMGERFDGNIRRSDLRTDTPYNTYTRHGLPPTPIAMPGLAAMMAVVRPAQDKSLYFVSKGDGSHYFSETLKEHQRAVRGYQLTKKARDKK, from the coding sequence ATGAAGACGACAAAAAAAATCACATTTAAGGATCGTCTGCTTCATCTAACAGGCGCTTTTATTCTGTTATTCAGTTTCATGCTGGGCTGGATGGTGATGGAATATACGGCGTTTGTCAGAACGCCATTAGCGATTCCTGCTGAAGGCGTGGTCATTGTTGTCAATGAAGGTGACTCATTTCACCAGGTGATCAGGAAACTGGATAGACAGGGTCTGGTTGATAATCGATTAGTATGGCGCTGGATGGCATGGTATGAAGACCTTGCTTCATCAATACAGCGGGGTGAATATTTTTTTCCCGTTGGAGCTACCCCTGAGACCTTGTTGCAATGGATGAATGCAGGGAAGGTTATGCAACATAGTCTGACCATAGTCGAGGGCTGGAGTTTTAAGCAGATCAAGATCGCTGTTCAGAAAAATGAGGCGATTGACAAGACCTTACCCGCTTATACCGATGAGGCGATTATGGTGGCGATTGGTTATCCTGGACAACATCCAGAAGGCCGCTTTTTCCCTGATACCTATTGGTTTCCGCGTCATACCACCGATGTTGCCTTTTTTCAGCGGGCCTATGAATTAATGTCCTCGCAATTACAACAGGTGTGGATGCTGCGCCCGGATGATTTTATCCTGGATTCCATGGATCAGGTTCTAACCCTGGCATCGGTGGTGGAGAAAGAAACCGGGCTTGCGACAGAACGCCCATTAATTGCCGGTGTCTTTCTCAGACGTTTACAAAAGGGGATGCGATTACAGACCGACCCGACCGTGATCTATGGCATGGGCGAACGATTTGATGGTAATATCCGGCGTAGTGACCTGCGTACCGATACCCCCTACAACACCTATACCCGCCATGGTCTGCCGCCAACCCCGATTGCTATGCCAGGGCTGGCAGCGATGATGGCAGTGGTTCGGCCGGCACAGGATAAAAGCCTGTATTTCGTATCAAAGGGCGATGGCAGCCATTATTTCTCTGAAACTTTAAAAGAGCATCAGCGTGCCGTGCGGGGTTATCAGTTAACCAAAAAGGCAAGAGACAAAAAATGA